Proteins encoded together in one Amblyomma americanum isolate KBUSLIRL-KWMA chromosome 1, ASM5285725v1, whole genome shotgun sequence window:
- the LOC144125343 gene encoding inactive selenide, water dikinase-like protein, with the protein MHARYNGRNHPTIFIISATLTPVECKSAVLVLFAMVIDIESHDAQPVPGVDIGMDSSVVPLGDFGYSLAQTIDYFYSSVEDTYIAGKIACANVLSDLYALGVTRCHNTLVVMAASTKLTEQQRDIVVPLLIKGIKVGSAPTAVKPKMPDNAQHGDVLVLTKPLGTQVAVNVHQWREKPERRAQLGKAGISEEDVRRVYVRAVDCMARLNLNGAWLMHKHGCHGATDVTGFGLLGHAQNLVQV; encoded by the exons ATGCACGCTCGCTACAATGGGCGCAACCATCCGACCATATTCATCATCAGCGCGACCCTCACGCCAGTCGAATGCAAG tccgcaGTGCTGGTGctatttgcaatggtgattgacattgagtcgcatgatgcacAGCCCGTTCCTGGAGTTG acaTTGGCATGGATTCCAGTGTTGTGCCCCTTGGAGATTTTGGTTATTCTCTGGCTCAAACTATTGATTACTTCTATTCATCTGTTGAAGACACCTACATAGCT GGCAAGATAGCATGTGCCAATGTACTGTCCGATCTTTATGCACTTGGTGTGACCCGCTGCCATAACACGCTGGTGGTAATGGCTGCCAGCACCAAGCTCACTGAACAGCAGAGGGACATTGTTGTGCCTCTTCTCATCAAGGGAATCAAGGTAGGATCGGCCCCCACAGCAGTAAAGCCTAAGAT GCCGGACAATGCACAGCATGGAGACGTGCTGGTACTGACCAAGCCCCTTGGCACTCAGGTGGCAGTGAACGTTCACCAGTGGCGGGAGAAGCCGGAGCGCCGTGCTCAGCTAGGCAAGGCTGGCATCAGTGAAGAAGATGTGCGCAGGGTCTACGTCCGTGCAGTGGACTGCATGGCACGTCTCAATCTCAATG GAGCTTGGCTGATGCACAAGCATGGCTGCCACGGTGCTACAGACGTGACAGGCTTCGGTCTGCTCGGCCACGCTCAGAACTTGGTGCAGGTGTAG